CGCAGTCGATCGCGGCGGTCGTGCGCGATGCGCGTGCCCGGCTGCTCGCCGACGAGGTCGTGGGCCTGCGCCGCACGCTCGACGCGCACTCCCGAACGGAGGCCGAGCGGCACTCGGAGCGCCTCGTGCTGCAGGACCAGCTCGAGCAGCGCCAGGCCCGCGTCGCGCGCCTCGAGCAGGCGCAGCAGTCGGTCGCGGTCGACGACGCCAGGCGCGTGGAGTTCGGCCTCGAACAGGCGCAGGAGCGCCTGCGCGGACTGCACACCCTCGCGAACCAGCGGCTCGCGCTGCTCGGTCGCGATGCCGACGAGCCGGATGCGGCACCCACCGTCTCGCAGTCGGCCATCGACGAGGCCCGAGCCGAGCTCGAACGCGTCCAGGAGGCCGTGGCGAGCGCCGTGGCGGGGCTCGAGCAGGCACAGCAGGCGACGGTCGCCGCACGCCGGGCCCTCGACGCCACCGACGAGGACGTCGCCGCGCAGAGCGCCGCGGTGTCGCGCTACGACCTCGAGCTCGCGGCCCTCTCCGGTCGCGCCGACACGGCCGCCTCCCGCCTCGCGACCGTGCGCGGCGAGGTGCTGCGACAGGAGAACGCGCTCGCTGCGGCGTCCGACCGTGCGACCGCAGCGGCGAACGCCCTCGCCGAGCTCGAGTCCACCGCCTCGCTCAGCCAGGACGGCGAGACCGACCTCGACGAGGCGTACGAGCTCGCGCAGGCCGCCGTGTTCGAGGCGGAGGGCGAGATCGAGCGCATCCGCGAGGCGCTGCACGAGCGCGAGCGAGAGCGCGACGCGCTGACCGCGAAGGTCGGCGCGCTGTCGCTGGCGCTCGACCAGCGCGACGGCTCGGCCGCGCTCGTCGCCGCGGGCCGCGCCGGCGTGCGCGGGCTCCTCGCCGAGCACGTCCAGGTGCAGCCGGGCTTCGAGGCGGCGATCGCCGCGGCGCTCGGCACGCTCACCGACGCGGTGCTCGTCGACGACCGCGACGCGGCGCTCGACGCGCTGGCGCACGCGCGGGCGCACGATCTCGGCCGCGTCGAGCTCGCGATCGCGGAGACCGCGTCCGAGGCGGCACCGATCGACGCCGACGGGCTCACGCCCGCGGCATCCGTCGTCACCGCCCCCCAGGGGGTCGCCGCGCTGCTCGCCCGCACCGTCATCGCCGACGACGTGGCGGCCGCGCGCGCCGCGGCGGGTGCGCTCGACGCCGACGACGTGACCGTCGTCACGCGTGACGGCGACGTGCTCGGCCGCTACGTGATCCGCGGCGGCTCCGGCGAGGGGCGCAGCCGCATCGAGCTCATCGCCGAGCGCGACGCCGCCGACGCGCGGCTCGGCGAGGTGCGCTCCGAGCTCGAGACGCGGAGGTTCGAGCTCGCCGAGCAGCGCACGGCGCACCAGGCCGCGAAGCAGCAGTCCGCGCAGGCGCTCACCGCGCTGCGCGAGTACGACGCGCAGCTCGCCGCGCAGACCGAGCAGCTCAACCGCGCCCGGGTCACCGCCGACGCGGCGACCGCCGAGACCGAGCGCCTCGCGGAGTCGGCGCGCACGGCCGCGGAGCGCGTGGCCGAGGCCGAGACGGCGTCGGCCGAGGCGAAGGCGGCGCTCGAGCAGGCCCGCGCGACGCCGCGGCCGGTGCTCGACCTCACGGCGCGGGACGCGGGCGCCGCCGCGCTCGAGACGGCGCGCGAGGGAGAGGTCGAGGCCCGCCTGGCGCTCGAGACCGCGCGCGAGCGCGTGCGCAGCGAGCAGGCGCGCATCGCCTCGCTCGAGCGTCGGCGCGAGGCCGAGCGGCGCGCGGCCGAGGAGGCGGCCCGCCGGGCGGTCATCCGACGCCGCCAGTTCGATGCGGCGCGCAGGGTCGCCGACGCGCTGCCCGCGGTGCTCTCGTCGGTCGACGCGTCCGTCTCGGAGGCGCGCATCCGCCTCGCGCGGGCCGAGGACGAGCGGCGGGGCCAGAACGAGGAGCTCAACGCCCTGCGCCGCGACGAGGCGGGCGTGCGCGAGCGCCTGCACTCGATCACCGAGGACGTGCACGGCCTCGAGCTGCAGATCTACGAGAAGAAGCTGCACGTCTCGTCGCTGCTCGAGCGCGCGCAGTCCGAGCTCGGCCTGGCCGAGGACGTGCTGGTCGACGAGTACGGGCCCGACCAGCCCGTGCCGAGCGACGAGGAGGACGGCGAGGACGCCCCGTTCGACCGCGCCGTGCAGCAGCGCCGGCTGAAGGGCGCCGAGCGCATGCTCGCCCAGCTCGGCCGGGTGAACCCCCTCGCGCTCGAGGAGTTCGCCGCGCTCGAGCAGCGGCACGCGTTCCTCACCGAGCAGCTCGCCGACCTGACGAAGACGCGGGGCGACCTCATCACGATCATCGAGGAGATCGACCGCAAGATGGTCTCGATCTTCGAGGCCGCGTTCGAGGACACCCGGGCGGCGTTCGGCGAGGTCTTCCCGGTGCTCTTCCCGGGCGGCACCGGCAGCATCTCGCTGACCGACCCCGACGACCTGCTCGCGAGCGGCATCGAGGTCTCCGTGAAGCCCGCGGGCAAGAAGATCGAGCGGCTCTCGCTGCTCTCCGGCGGCGAGCGCTCGCTCGCCGCGGTGGCGCTGCTGATCGCGATCTTCAAGGCGCGCCCCAGCCCGTTCTACATCCTCGACGAGGTCGAGGCGGCGCTCGACGACGCCAACCTCGGTCGCCTGCTCACGGTCATCGAGGAGCTGCGAGACGACAGCCAGCTCATCGTCATCACGCACCAGAAGCGCACCATGGAGATCGCCGACGCGCTCTACGGCGTCTCGATGCGGCAGGACGGCGTCTCGGCCGTCGTCGGCCAGCGCGTGCGCGAGGAGCGCGCGAGCGCCTGAGCGACGCTCGGGAGACCGTAGGCTGGTCGCCATGGCAGAACGCGCATCCTGGTCGCTCGGCGCACGTCTCCGGAACGTCTTCCAGGCGAGGGTCATCGACGAGGACACGTGGGACGACCTCGAGACGGCGCTCATCACGGCCGACTTCGGCCCCGACCTGACCGAGGAGATCGTCGAGCACCTCCAGGGCGAGGTCGAGCGGTTCCGCACGACCGACCCGCGGGACGTGCAGCGGATGCTCCGCGAGGTCATCGAGGAGCGCCTGTCGAAGTACGACCCGACGCTGCGCCTCAGCGAGCGCCCCGCCGTCGTGCTCGTCGTCGGCGTGAACGGCGTGGGCAAGACCACGACGATCGGCAAGTTCGCCCGGTTCCTCGCCACCTACGGGCGGAGCGTGGTCGTCGGCGCCGCCGACACCTTCCGCGCCGCCGCGGTCGACCAGCTCGCGACCTGGGCCGAGCGCGCCGGCGCCGAGGTCGTG
This portion of the Agromyces rhizosphaerae genome encodes:
- the smc gene encoding chromosome segregation protein SMC, whose protein sequence is MYLKSLTLKGFKSFAQPTVFAFEPGVTCVVGPNGSGKSNVVDALAWVMGEQGAKTLRGGKMEDVIFAGTSSRGPLGRAEVALTIDNTDGALPIEYTEVQISRTLFRNGTSEYAINGEACRLLDVQELLSDSGLGREMHVIVGQGQLDNVLHASADDRRGFIEEAAGILKHRRRKEKTLRKLDAMETNLTRLSDLAGEIRRQLKPLGRQAEVARQAQSIAAVVRDARARLLADEVVGLRRTLDAHSRTEAERHSERLVLQDQLEQRQARVARLEQAQQSVAVDDARRVEFGLEQAQERLRGLHTLANQRLALLGRDADEPDAAPTVSQSAIDEARAELERVQEAVASAVAGLEQAQQATVAARRALDATDEDVAAQSAAVSRYDLELAALSGRADTAASRLATVRGEVLRQENALAAASDRATAAANALAELESTASLSQDGETDLDEAYELAQAAVFEAEGEIERIREALHERERERDALTAKVGALSLALDQRDGSAALVAAGRAGVRGLLAEHVQVQPGFEAAIAAALGTLTDAVLVDDRDAALDALAHARAHDLGRVELAIAETASEAAPIDADGLTPAASVVTAPQGVAALLARTVIADDVAAARAAAGALDADDVTVVTRDGDVLGRYVIRGGSGEGRSRIELIAERDAADARLGEVRSELETRRFELAEQRTAHQAAKQQSAQALTALREYDAQLAAQTEQLNRARVTADAATAETERLAESARTAAERVAEAETASAEAKAALEQARATPRPVLDLTARDAGAAALETAREGEVEARLALETARERVRSEQARIASLERRREAERRAAEEAARRAVIRRRQFDAARRVADALPAVLSSVDASVSEARIRLARAEDERRGQNEELNALRRDEAGVRERLHSITEDVHGLELQIYEKKLHVSSLLERAQSELGLAEDVLVDEYGPDQPVPSDEEDGEDAPFDRAVQQRRLKGAERMLAQLGRVNPLALEEFAALEQRHAFLTEQLADLTKTRGDLITIIEEIDRKMVSIFEAAFEDTRAAFGEVFPVLFPGGTGSISLTDPDDLLASGIEVSVKPAGKKIERLSLLSGGERSLAAVALLIAIFKARPSPFYILDEVEAALDDANLGRLLTVIEELRDDSQLIVITHQKRTMEIADALYGVSMRQDGVSAVVGQRVREERASA
- the ftsY gene encoding signal recognition particle-docking protein FtsY — its product is MAERASWSLGARLRNVFQARVIDEDTWDDLETALITADFGPDLTEEIVEHLQGEVERFRTTDPRDVQRMLREVIEERLSKYDPTLRLSERPAVVLVVGVNGVGKTTTIGKFARFLATYGRSVVVGAADTFRAAAVDQLATWAERAGAEVVRPEREGQDPAAVAFQTVERAKRDGIEIVLIDTAGRLQTKGGLMDELAKVRRVVEKQAPVAEVLLVLDATTGQNGLAQAQAFIEHAGVTGLVITKLDGSAKGGFVLNVQDRTGLPIKLIGQGEGINDLTGFTPHVFAQNLIGE